A segment of the Catenuloplanes nepalensis genome:
GCCGGCCACCCCGACCAGGAGCGCGGTGGCCGCGACTATCGTGGCGTAGCCGGGGCCCGAGGTGGCGCGCTCCACGAACCGTCTGCGCGTTTCCACAGAGTCTCCCCTTCCGTGGCCGGACACCATCCGCAGTGGACATAACCTACGTGGGCGTGGGCGGGACGTTCTCATGTGGGTGGGCGCGGTGACCCGCGTGGCGGCGCCGGACCGGGGGTCACGACGCGCCACGGTGCCCGGCTGGCCGGATGGGCGCAGCCGGGCACCGGAGGGGATCACACCGTGACGGTCGTCGAGCGCAGCACGCGGCGGCCGGGGATCTCGATGCTGAGGAACGCGATCAGCCCCACCACCGCGACCACGGCGGGACCGAGCCACCACGGCCCGGCCGGCCACGGGCGGTGCAGGAAGCCCAGGGAGAGCAGCATCAGCGGTACGACCGCGAGCCCGACCCCGCCCGCGGTCGCGAATCCCCAGATCAGCAGCGCCTCGCGGCGGAGCATGGCGCGGACCTGGGCCGGGGTCGCGCCGGTCAGCCGCAGCAGCGTCAGCTCGTCGCGGCGCGCGCTGGTCGCGGCGACCAGCTTGTTCGCGATGCCGAGCAGCAGGTAGCCGAGCAGCACGCCGAGCACCGCAACGTTGAGCCACAGCTGCGCCGGCACGGCCACCGGCTCGGGCGTGGCCGAGCCCAGCGTCACGCCGGGCCGGGACGCGACCAGCTCCTCGACCCCGGCCCGCGCCGCCGCGCTGCCGTCCGTGCGGATCAGCAGCTGCCGGTCCAGGCCGGAGCTGTGCCCGGCGGCCAGGTCGCGGGCGAGCACCACCGGGCCGAAGCCGAGACCGCGCTCGTAGACCGCGGCGACCCGGGCCGTGACCGGCGTGCCGTCGCCGAGGACCAGCGTGACCTCGCTGCCCACGCCGACCCGGCGGGACGCGGCGGTGGTCGCGTCGATCGCGACCGTGGCGCCGGTCAGCCCGGCCAGGTCGCCGTCGCGCACGCCCAGGTCCAGCACGGCCGCGGCCTTCGGCGTGAGTACGGTGGCGGCGGACGGCTCGACGACCTCGTCGCCGAACATCCGGTACGTCCACAGCACGGTCGTGGCGCCGGTCATCGCGGCGCCGGTCACGCCGGGGACGGCCGCGACCGCGCCGGCCAGCTCGGACGGCACCCGGCCCAGCTCCGGCGCGGTCACCGCGAGCTGCGCGACCGTGCCGTCCGCGAGGTCGCGGGTGGAGCCGGCCAGCACGGTGGTGTGGCTGAACGCGTAGGTCAGCGTGAACACGACCGCGACCGCGAGCGTGCTGACCGCGGCGGCGGTGCGCACCGCGTACCCCCGGGTGTTGGCGACCGCGAGCCACGTCGGGGCGGCGGCGCGCGCGGGTAGCAGGCGGGCCATCACGCGACCGGCGCGGGAGAGCAGGCCGGGACCGGCCATGGCCAGGCCGATCGCGGCGAGGATGCCGGCCATCGCGGTCATCCCGGCGCCGATCTCGGTGCGGGAGATCAGCGGCGTCACCGCCAGCGCGTTCGCGCCGGCCAGCACGATCAAGCCCGCGGAGAAACGCCAGACCGAGGGGGTACGCGGTTCCGTCCGCGATCCGGCCACCGCCTCGGTCGCCGGCATCTTCGCGAGCTTGGAGACCGCGGTCAGCGCCGCGATCCAGGCGGTCAGCACCATCAGCAGCACGCCGGCCACGCCCGGGATCGGGCTCCACTGCAGCGGCAGCGCGGCCGGTGCCATCCCGACCGCGACCAGCAGCTCCCGGAAGCGCGCGGCGACCAGGTAGCCGAGCACGGCGCCCGGGATCGAGGCCGCGACCGTGACGATCAGCGCCTGCCGGGTGGCGAGCCGGCGGATCTGCCGGGGTGTCGCGCCGACCGCGCGGAGCAGCGCCAGCTCGCGGCGCTGACCGGCGAGCGAGACCGCGAGCGCGCCGCCGACGATGATGCCGATGACCAGCAGCGTCACGCCGGAGAGCGAGCCGGCCATGATCGGCAGCATGCCGCGCCCGGCCGCGGTCTCCGGGTCCGCGATGTCGCCGCGCGCGTTCCCGGTCGTCACGGCCAGGCCGCCGTCGATCGCGCGGGCCGCGTCCGCGACCTCGTTGGTGCGGCCGGGTTCGGTGCGCAGCGCGACCAGGTCGAACCGCTCGTCGGTGCGCCCGGTGAGCGCGATCGCGGTGGCGTCGTCGAAGAACACGGCCGGGCCGCCGGCGTCGAGCACGGCCGTGACCCGGTAGTCGCCGGCCCGGCCGTCCGCGGAGAGCCGCACGGTGCCGCCGGTGGTGACGCCGGCCGCAGAGGCGGTGGCGGCGTCCAGCGCGACCTGCGTGTCACCGGCCGGCGCGGCGAGCCCGTCCGGGATGCCGGTCGGCCGCCCGCCGTCCTCGGTGCCGGTGGGCGCGGTCAGCGCGATCGAGGTCCAGTTGTGGGCGTCGACCGGGGTCACCCGGCCGTCCGCGCCGATCACCGCGGCCGGGACCGTCACGTCACCGATCGCCGCGGTCACGCCGGGCAGCGCGGCCAGGCGGGCGACGAGCGCGGACGGCACTCCGGCCCGGTCCGGCAGCGTGATCGGCAGGTCCTCCGGGACGCGGTAGGTCTGCGGCGCGGAGACCACGACGTCCGCGGACGCGAGCCGGCCCGGGGACGGGTGCCCGCGCAGCCCGGACTCGGCGACCACGCCGACGGCGGAGACCAGCGCGGCACCGCCGAGCGTGGCGCAGGCGACCGCGATCAGCCCGGCGACGCGGTGCCGGGCCATGCGTGCGGCGAGGTACAGCATGGTGTGTTACTCCGTTTCCAGCTCGGTGAGGCGGCGGGCCAGCAGTGGCGCGGTCGGGGCGGGGACGGTGTCGGCGATCCGGCCGTCCGCCATCACCAGCGCCAGGTCGGCGCGGGCGGCCGCGGCCGGGTCGTGGGTGACCATGACGACGGTCTGGCCCAGCTCGTCGACGAGCGCACGCAGAAGATCAAGGACTTCCCGCGCGGTACGGAGGTCGAGCGCGCCGGTCGGCTCGTCCGCGAAGACCACGGCCGGCCGGGTGACGAGCGCGCGGGCGACCGCGACGCGCTGCTGCTGCCCGCCGGACAGCTCGGACGGCCGGCGGTGCAGCCGCTCGGTCAGGCCGACGCGCTCGACCAGCGTGCGCACCCACTCCCGGTCCGGCGCGGTGCCGGCCAGGCGCAGCGGCAGCGTGATGTTGTCGGAGACGCTGAGCGAGGGGAGCAGGTTGTACTGCTGGAAGATGAAGCCGACGCGGGAGCGGCGGAGCACGGTGCGCTTGGTCTCGTCGAGGCGGCTGATCTCCGTACCCTCGATGAAGGCTCTTCCGCTGGTCGGCGAGTCGAGCCCGGCCGCGCAGTGCATCAGCGTGCTCTTGCCGGAGCCGGACGGGCCCATCACGGCCAGGAACGTGCCGGCGGCCACGGACAGCGAGACGCCGTCCAGGGCGCGGACCCCGCCGGAGTACGTCTTGACGACGTCCTCCAGCGTGACCGCGGTGCGGGTCAGGGTCGCGGTCATCAGCGCTTGCCCCTGCGGTAGTCGACGACCAGCGCGACGGCGGTGGCGAGCACGATCAGGCCGACCGCGGAACCGGCCCACACGTTGACGGTCGACAGCGCGGCGTTCAGGCCGGCGCTGACCACCAGCACGACCCAGAGGATCAGGCGGGTACGGCCGGTGGGCGAGGTCTCCGGGCGGTCCGGCTCCGGTGTCTGATCGGTCAGTCGGTACGGGTCGGCGGCCATGTCGGTCACTCCTTCGATTCCGGTGTTTCTCGACGTCTTCGACGCTATGACCGGCGGCGCGCGGCAACGATCCCGTGCGCTGCCCAGCCGAGGTACAGCAGGCTGTACTTTCCGGCCGTGCCCCTTGCCGACCGCCCGGTGCGGTGCCCTACGGTCGCCGGGACAGGCTCGTGGAACTCGTGATGGAGGCACTCACATGACCGTCGTCGAGGCCGTACGCCGGCGCCTGCGGATCGGGATCAGGGCGGTGGAGCGCGTCACGGTCGGCTGGGGCACCGCGTTCCTGGCCGGGCTGGTGTTCTGGCCGCTGGCGGTCTCCGTGGTGCTGCGCCGGGTGGCGCCGTTCGCGCTCGGCCGGATGCGCGCGGTCGCGGACATCGAGCGCCGCCGCCTCGGCCTGCCCACCGGCCTGCCGCCGCAGACCTCGCTGCGCGCGGTCGTCACCGACCCGACGACCGGCCGGGAGCTGCGCTGGCTCGCGCTGCACGCCACAGCCGGGTTCCTGCTCGGCATGTTCGGGCTGACGATCGCGGTCGACATCCTGCGCGACGGGCTGTTCCCGCTCTACTGGCGGTTCGCCCCGGCCGAGGACGCGGTGCCGGCGATCGGGTGGCCGCTGATCCGTACCCAGAACGGCGCCTGGCTCGTCGGGTTGTTCGGGGTGTTCTGGTTCTTCATGACGCTCTACGTGGTGCCGCTGATGGTCAGGCTGCAGGAGCTGCCCGGCCGGCGGCTGCTGCGGCCCGGCCCGGGCGAGGACATGGCGATGCGGATCGCGGAACTGACCGCGACCCGCGCGGCCGCGCTGGACGCGCACGCGGTCGAGCTGCGCCGGATCGAACGCGCGCTGCACGACGGCACCCAGAACCGGCTGGTCGCGGTCAGCGTGCTGCTCGGCGCGGCCCGGCGCGCGGTGCAGCGCGACCCGGCCACCGCGGACGAGATCCTGGAGAAGGCACAGAGCGCGTCGGAGTTGGCCCTCGCGGAGCTGCGCGCGGTCGTGCGCAGTATTCTGCCGCCCGTGCTGTCCGATCGAAGCCTGCCCGACGCGCTCGCCTCGCTGGCCGCGACCTGCCCGGTGCCGGTCACGGTCGACGCGAACGTGCCCGGCCGGTGCGCGGCCTCCGTCGAGGCGACCGCGTACTTCGTGGCGGCCGAGGCGCTGACCAACGTCGCCAAGCACAGCGGCGCGTCCCGGGCCACGGTCACGCTCACCCGGGAGGCGGACGTGCTGCGGCTGGCCGTCACGGACGACGGGCACGGCGGCGCGGACGCCGACGGCGGAACCGGCCTGACCGGCATCCGCCGCCGGGCCGAGGCGCACGACGGCACCGTGACGCTGACCAGCCCGGTGGGCGGGCCGACCACTGTGGAGGTGAGACTGCCGTGCGGATTGTGATGGCGGAGGACGACGCGCTGCTGCGCGAGGGCCTGGCGATGCTGCTGCGCGCGGAGGGCCTGGACGTGGTGGAGACCACGGACAACCCGGTCACGTTCCTGGCCGCGGTCGACAAGCACACGCCGGACGTGGCGATCGTCGACGTGCGCATGCCGCCGACGCACACCGACGAGGGCATCAAGGCCGCGGTCGAGGCCCGCGGCCGGCAGCCCGGGCTCGCGGTGCTGGTCCTGTCCGCCTACGTCGAGCAGGCGTTCGCCACCGACCTGTTCACGCTGGGCGGCGGCGGGCTGGGCTACATGCTGAAGGAGCGGGTCGGCCGGGTCGAGGAGTTCATGACCGCGCTGCACCGGGTCGCCGGCGGCGGCACCGCGATCGACCCGGAGGTGGTGGCGCAGCTGCTCACCCGCACGCGGCCGGACTCGAAGCTGGAACGCCTCAGCCCGCGCGAGCGCGACGTGCTGGCGTTGATGGCCGAAGGACTCGGCAACGCGGCGATCGCGGAGAAGCTGTTCGTCACGGACGGCGCCGTGCACAAACACATCCGCAGCATCTTCTCGAAACTGGAACTCTCCCCGGACGACCAGACCGACCGCCGCGTCGCCGCCGTCCTTCACTACCTGCGCGACGAGGCCAAGCGCTGATCGGCTTCGCGCCATGTGAAGGCGTCTGGCCTCCCCCGTTGGCATCGACGATGCTGCATGCGCGTGCCGGTGTCCGGCGGGGGAGGGACGAGTTCATGATTCTGCGACGAATTCTGGCGGTGTGCGCCGTGCTGGCGGTGGCGATCGCACCGTCGGCGGCGATCGCGGCTCCGGTTCGGCAGGGGGTTCTGGAGGCGAACTGCGAGCGCGGCCCGGATGTCTACGACATCGGCTGGAACGACCGGGGAAAGCCGGTTCGTGAGGTGCAGTGCTTGCTGAACTGGACACTTTCCGATCGGGTGCTGTCGCCGAGGCTCGTGGTCGATGGTCACTACGGGTCGCTCACGACGGCTGCGGTGAAGAAGTTCCAGGAGTGTTCGCACATCTGGGGCTACACGCTCGCCGTCGACGGACGCGTCGGCCGTCAGACGCTGCCGGTGCTGCGTGAGTGGGCGCAGTATGGCTACAACGGGGGATACGCCATCTGCTGACGGGAAGGTGGTGGCGGTCTGGTTGCGTTCTCGCCTCTGCTGGACCGGGGAGGTGGCCCCGGCCGTGCGCGCGCTGATCGGCGCCCCGGCTTGCGGAACGCCCGGCTTGCGGAACGCCCGGTTCCAGCCGGTGTGCCGGCCGGTCGGGACCGGCCGGCGTCGCGCGGGTCAGCAGTTGCGGATCGACCAGGCCGGGGACCAGTTGTAGACGTGGACGGTGGGGTAGTCCGGGGTGAACGTGTGCAGCACACCGCCGGACTGGTTGTAGACGGACGAGACCGTGCCGGCCGTCTGGCGGTCGAGGTAGAGGCCGTCGCCGTCCCAGTAGGAGAAGTAGTAGCGGTTGCAGGTGTAGAGGTCGAAGACCTTCCAGTTGCTCTGCGTCGGATCCCAGACCGCGACGCAGAGGTTCTCCACCGGGCAGATCCACTCGGACCCGTCGGCCGCGTTGTAGACGCGTCGTGGCGCGGGGGACATCGTCGGCGTGTTCGCGTCGAGCGGGTCGAGCGTGCTGAGCTGCGCACTCGCCGGCGGCGGCCCGAAGAAGACGCGGCCGGCCGGATCTGCTGAGGCCGGGCCTGCCGAGGCCGCAGCCGCTGAGGCCGGGCCCGCGGAGACCGCACCGGCGCCGGCCAGAAGCAAGGCGGTCACCGCCGTGGTTCGGGCGAGCCACCGCACCATCGTGGACATGATTATTTCCCCTCCCCGTGAGAGCCGGCCGCGACGGAGGCGGCCGCCTAGAGCCCGTGTCGAGGTGGGAGACGGGCCGCGGCGAGGCCCGGGCGCCGCCTGGCCGCACGGCGGACAAGCCACACACAACACCGGCATGCGGCTTCCGCGCCGCACACTCAGCCGGCACCTGGACCGCGCCTCGCTCCGGCCCTCACTTCGACACAGGCTCTCGACAGTACTGAGCCTTCGGCGTCAGGGTGAGCGGCGCTCGGCAATCAGCACGGAACTTCCCTCCGCCACTGAAGCCCTGTCCGAAATATCACCACAAAGGCGGCGACGGCGACTCTTGAAAGCGATCACGTGTCGCAAATCGTTGTTGAAAGCGCCGGATGACAACGATTTGCGACACGTGATCAACTCCCGGCCCGGCCATACCGAGCCTTGGATGTCGGCTTGAGCGGCGCTCCGCAGCGGCGAGCCTCTAGCGTGAGATTTCGGGCGTGCAGCGCCCGGACGGCCACCGCCGCTCGAACCTCGACTCCGAATGGTCAGTAAGCGAACGCAGTGACGTACGCAGATGTCTTTGGGTTTTGTCGCAACCACCCTCGGATCAGACAGGGAGGCCGCCCGCGGCCGACCGGTGCCCGCGGGAGCGTGCGGACGGTGACCACGCCGGAAGCGGGAGAACAGGCTCTTGATCTGTTCGGTTCCGCCATGGCGGTCGCGGCCTGTCCTCCAAACGCTGACGCCGCGCGACTGGGGGTGGACGCGGCCGGCGTGCGGGAGCGGATGCGCGCCGCGATCGACGGCGACGGGCCGGTGGACGCGCGCACGGCCGTGCTCTGCACGCTGGCCGGCGCGCTCGGCTGGGACCGCCTGGTCTTCCCGGACGTGCTCGCGGCCCGTCTCCAGCAGCGGCCGGCCGACCTGCGAGGGGCGGACGGGATCGTGGCGGATCTCGAGGCCGTGGTGATGGCCGCGGCCGTGCTCCCGGCCGCGACCACCTGAGCCTCAGACCAGGCTGAGCACGTGGGTCAGGCCGCGCGGGCCGGTCGGGGACGGCTTGGGCAGCAGGAACGCGAACATGCCGGCGTGGATCGCGCCCGAGTCGGTGAGCGGGTTGTCGCCGACCATCAGCGTCCGCTCCGGCGCCGCGCCCAGTCGTTCCGCGGCCGCGGTGAAGCAGGTGATCGCGGGCTTGCAGGCGCCGTGCTCGAAGGACATGACGATCGTGTCGAGGTACGGCGTGAGGCCCAGCCGGTCGAGCGCGGGGCGCAGGTCGAAGCCGGTGTCGCTGACCACGCCGATGCGCAGGCCGCGTTCGCGCAGGCCGCGCAGCGTGGGCAGGGTGTCCTCGAACGCCTCCCACGACTCCGCGGCCACGGTCAGCGCGTAGAGGTCGTCGCTGAGGCCGGGCAGCAGCTTGTCGCAGCCGGCCTCGGCGTAGAGCGCGGTCCACACCTGCCGGTGCCGCTCCGGGGACAGGTCGCGGCCCTTGGCCATCTCCTCGGCCGTGCTGCTGCGGTCGAGCACGCGCTGCCAGGCCGCGCCGACCTCGCCCGGGTCGAGCGGCCCCGCGCCCCGGTCGGCCGCGGCCTTGTGCAGCAGCGTCTCGCCGCTGCCGGAGAGGCGGATGAGCGTGTCGCCCGCGTCGAACAGGACCGCCTCGAACCGGGTCACGGCTGCGCCTCCCTGACAGTCTTCTCCGTCAGTGCACGGAGCTCGGTGAAGAGCATGCGGGACGTGTCGTCCCAGGTGGGGAACGTGTCGGCCTTCCGTCGCGCGGCCGCGGCCATCTTCGCGCGGTACGCGTCGTCGGTGGCCAGGCGCAGTAGCGCGACGGTGAGCGCGACCCGGTCACCGGGCGGCACGGCCAGGCCCTCGACGCCGTGCTGCGCGAGGTGCGGGAGATTGCCCGCGTTCCAGCCGACGACCGGGAGCCCGGCCGCCATCGCCTCGCCGTAGACCGTGCCGTACGGCTCACGCGTGCTGGCCAGCGCGAACACGTCGGCCCTGCGGTAGAAACCGGCCACCTCGGCGGGCGAGACGACGCCGTGCGTGACGACACGGTCGCGCAGGTCGGGCCTCTCCAGGCGGGCCCGGACCCGCGCGGCGTAGTCCGGCTCGACGTTCTCGTCGCCGACCAGGTGCAGGGTGGCGGCGTTGGGCGGCAGGTTCGAGAACGACTCCAGCAGGTCGAGCAGGCCCTTGCGAGCCATCCAGTTGCCGACCGACAGGATCGCGGCCTGCCGGTCCTGGCGCAGG
Coding sequences within it:
- a CDS encoding GPP34 family phosphoprotein; the protein is MTTPEAGEQALDLFGSAMAVAACPPNADAARLGVDAAGVRERMRAAIDGDGPVDARTAVLCTLAGALGWDRLVFPDVLAARLQQRPADLRGADGIVADLEAVVMAAAVLPAATT
- a CDS encoding FtsX-like permease family protein, coding for MLYLAARMARHRVAGLIAVACATLGGAALVSAVGVVAESGLRGHPSPGRLASADVVVSAPQTYRVPEDLPITLPDRAGVPSALVARLAALPGVTAAIGDVTVPAAVIGADGRVTPVDAHNWTSIALTAPTGTEDGGRPTGIPDGLAAPAGDTQVALDAATASAAGVTTGGTVRLSADGRAGDYRVTAVLDAGGPAVFFDDATAIALTGRTDERFDLVALRTEPGRTNEVADAARAIDGGLAVTTGNARGDIADPETAAGRGMLPIMAGSLSGVTLLVIGIIVGGALAVSLAGQRRELALLRAVGATPRQIRRLATRQALIVTVAASIPGAVLGYLVAARFRELLVAVGMAPAALPLQWSPIPGVAGVLLMVLTAWIAALTAVSKLAKMPATEAVAGSRTEPRTPSVWRFSAGLIVLAGANALAVTPLISRTEIGAGMTAMAGILAAIGLAMAGPGLLSRAGRVMARLLPARAAAPTWLAVANTRGYAVRTAAAVSTLAVAVVFTLTYAFSHTTVLAGSTRDLADGTVAQLAVTAPELGRVPSELAGAVAAVPGVTGAAMTGATTVLWTYRMFGDEVVEPSAATVLTPKAAAVLDLGVRDGDLAGLTGATVAIDATTAASRRVGVGSEVTLVLGDGTPVTARVAAVYERGLGFGPVVLARDLAAGHSSGLDRQLLIRTDGSAAARAGVEELVASRPGVTLGSATPEPVAVPAQLWLNVAVLGVLLGYLLLGIANKLVAATSARRDELTLLRLTGATPAQVRAMLRREALLIWGFATAGGVGLAVVPLMLLSLGFLHRPWPAGPWWLGPAVVAVVGLIAFLSIEIPGRRVLRSTTVTV
- a CDS encoding peptidoglycan-binding domain-containing protein; translation: MILRRILAVCAVLAVAIAPSAAIAAPVRQGVLEANCERGPDVYDIGWNDRGKPVREVQCLLNWTLSDRVLSPRLVVDGHYGSLTTAAVKKFQECSHIWGYTLAVDGRVGRQTLPVLREWAQYGYNGGYAIC
- a CDS encoding response regulator transcription factor, which codes for MRIVMAEDDALLREGLAMLLRAEGLDVVETTDNPVTFLAAVDKHTPDVAIVDVRMPPTHTDEGIKAAVEARGRQPGLAVLVLSAYVEQAFATDLFTLGGGGLGYMLKERVGRVEEFMTALHRVAGGGTAIDPEVVAQLLTRTRPDSKLERLSPRERDVLALMAEGLGNAAIAEKLFVTDGAVHKHIRSIFSKLELSPDDQTDRRVAAVLHYLRDEAKR
- a CDS encoding sensor histidine kinase, which translates into the protein MTVVEAVRRRLRIGIRAVERVTVGWGTAFLAGLVFWPLAVSVVLRRVAPFALGRMRAVADIERRRLGLPTGLPPQTSLRAVVTDPTTGRELRWLALHATAGFLLGMFGLTIAVDILRDGLFPLYWRFAPAEDAVPAIGWPLIRTQNGAWLVGLFGVFWFFMTLYVVPLMVRLQELPGRRLLRPGPGEDMAMRIAELTATRAAALDAHAVELRRIERALHDGTQNRLVAVSVLLGAARRAVQRDPATADEILEKAQSASELALAELRAVVRSILPPVLSDRSLPDALASLAATCPVPVTVDANVPGRCAASVEATAYFVAAEALTNVAKHSGASRATVTLTREADVLRLAVTDDGHGGADADGGTGLTGIRRRAEAHDGTVTLTSPVGGPTTVEVRLPCGL
- a CDS encoding ABC transporter ATP-binding protein, with protein sequence MTATLTRTAVTLEDVVKTYSGGVRALDGVSLSVAAGTFLAVMGPSGSGKSTLMHCAAGLDSPTSGRAFIEGTEISRLDETKRTVLRRSRVGFIFQQYNLLPSLSVSDNITLPLRLAGTAPDREWVRTLVERVGLTERLHRRPSELSGGQQQRVAVARALVTRPAVVFADEPTGALDLRTAREVLDLLRALVDELGQTVVMVTHDPAAAARADLALVMADGRIADTVPAPTAPLLARRLTELETE
- a CDS encoding glycosyltransferase family 4 protein, whose translation is MTELAVTLLTLGDPATMTGGYLYHRRVADRAPDHGARVQFVSLPKWRFPLPALAGATMIRKIHAQKPDVLLVDSIVAGLAGPWLGAARGLPPIAAILHQPPGGIDHASSRQRTQASLDRALYKRAQRMIIASEDLANTLHAQGFDPDLLAVVPPGRDAAAEPIDPPGDLRQDRQAAILSVGNWMARKGLLDLLESFSNLPPNAATLHLVGDENVEPDYAARVRARLERPDLRDRVVTHGVVSPAEVAGFYRRADVFALASTREPYGTVYGEAMAAGLPVVGWNAGNLPHLAQHGVEGLAVPPGDRVALTVALLRLATDDAYRAKMAAAARRKADTFPTWDDTSRMLFTELRALTEKTVREAQP
- a CDS encoding HAD family hydrolase, whose protein sequence is MTRFEAVLFDAGDTLIRLSGSGETLLHKAAADRGAGPLDPGEVGAAWQRVLDRSSTAEEMAKGRDLSPERHRQVWTALYAEAGCDKLLPGLSDDLYALTVAAESWEAFEDTLPTLRGLRERGLRIGVVSDTGFDLRPALDRLGLTPYLDTIVMSFEHGACKPAITCFTAAAERLGAAPERTLMVGDNPLTDSGAIHAGMFAFLLPKPSPTGPRGLTHVLSLV